One Malus domestica chromosome 11, GDT2T_hap1 genomic region harbors:
- the LOC103448004 gene encoding uncharacterized protein has protein sequence MPSESDKWGWKHVTVFGRFDKGSGTKRWKCNHCNIRYNGSYSRVRAHLLGFSGVGVKSCPAIDRYLRESFQTLEEERIAHKKKKSSGCTKPSKRIQTSRPSLTCATKEDIDEIVARFFYVHGLNLNAVNSPYFHDMAKAISTFGPGYKPLSVDELSDSFLTREKGRIERSLALVRESWPHIGSSILCFGCLESMLGCFRINIFISNPRGLMFLKAVDIDDVDGAENVFAGVLDDTVMEFGPGNVFQIISHLGNASKLSDSDVLSKFPQIFLSPCTSHSICMLMGEIAEMDSLKPVVYCAKEIEQCITTYQHFSPCRFSQNLKGSVDPLSVKFAPSFCIVQRIFELKQQLQELVVSEGWKQWKISASDDILSIEAAILGDDFWSSAHLLLQVYEPFVRLLPTLDIDKLVMGDVCDWRFQAVEAVKCKDIDYGIQNQLEELIENRWDALFSPLHAAGYILNPRHFGKGPTKDKIVMRGWKATLERYELESANRLVLREQLSSYWRLKGSFGDEDAVDCRDKMDPVAWWENFGFETPNLQTLAVKILSQVSSIAMCQKIWQEYEFPGHEISNRWGVDRVEDLVFVRNNLRLDSQRNISNSLSGQKHVSLCASSGAKTWDGAHLDQTKVTVSIHDEIC, from the coding sequence ATGCCATCAGAATCTGATAAGTGGGGATGGAAGCATGTTACTGTGTTTGGCAGGTTTGACAAAGGAAGTGGTACCAAAAGGTGGAAATGCAACCACTGTAACATACGTTATAATGGATCTTATTCTCGTGTTAGAGCCCACCTACTTGGGTTCTCCGGTGTTGGGGTCAAAAGCTGCCCAGCAATAGACAGGTATTTAAGAGAATCCTTTCAGACTTTAGAGGAAGAGCGCATAGCtcacaagaagaaaaaatcTTCTGGATGTACAAAGCCTAGCAAGCGCATTCAGACATCACGGCCAAGTCTTACCTGTGCCACTAAAGAAGATATAGATGAAATAGTAGCCAGATTCTTTTATGTTCATGGATTGAATCTCAATGCTGTCAACTCTCCTTACTTTCATGACATGGCTAAAGCAATTTCTACTTTTGGCCCTGGATACAAACCCCTGTCAGTTGATGAGCTTTCTGATTCTTTCCTAACTAGAGAAAAGGGAAGGATAGAAAGATCTTTGGCTCTAGTTAGGGAGTCCTGGCCTCACATTGGATCCTCAATATTGTGTTTTGGTTGCTTAGAAAGTATGCTTGGCTGCTTCCGCATTAATATATTCATCTCCAATCCAAGAGGTCTTATGTTTTTAAAAGCAGTAGATATAGATGATGTTGATGGGGCAGAGAATGTATTTGCAGGTGTTCTTGATGATACTGTTATGGAATTCGGGCCCGGAAATGTGTTTCAGATAATCTCTCATCTAGGCAATGCTAGCAAATTATCTGATTCAGATGTGTTGTCAAAGTTTCCTCAGATTTTTTTGTCTCCGTGTACTTCACACTCTATATGCATGTTGATGGGAGAAATAGCTGAAATGGACTCCCTAAAACCCGTTGTCTACTGTGCTAAGGAAATTGAGCAATGCATTACCACATATCAGCACTTTTCTCCATGTAGGTTCAGTCAAAATTTGAAGGGAAGTGTTGATCCACTTTCTGTGAAGTTTGCACCTTCTTTCTGCATTGTTCAGAGGATTTTTGAGCTAAAGCAACAACTTCAAGAATTGGTTGTCAGCGAAGGTTGGAAGCAATGGAAGATTAGTGCATCAGATGACATTTTAAGTATTGAAGCTGCCATTTTAGGGGATGACTTCTGGAGCAGCGCACATCTGTTGTTGCAAGTATACGAGCCATTTGTAAGATTGCTTCCTACACTGGATATTGATAAACTTGTCATGGGTGATGTTTGTGACTGGCGGTTTCAGGCTGTTGAAGCCGTCAAATGTAAGGATATTGATTATGGCATACAGAATCAGTTGGAAGAGCTGATAGAGAACAGATGGGATGCATTATTTTCTCCACTTCATGCTGCTGGTTACATACTGAACCCTAGACATTTTGGGAAAGGTCCAACCAAAGATAAAATTGTCATGAGAGGTTGGAAAGCCACCCTAGAAAGATATGAACTGGAAAGTGCAAACAGGCTGGTGCTAAGAGAGCAGCTCAGCTCTTACTGGCGACTGAAGGGCTCCTTCGGAGATGAAGATGCTGTGGATTGTAGGGATAAAATGGACCCAGTTGCATGGTGGGAGAACTTTGGATTTGAGACACCGAACTTACAGACACTAGCTGTAAAAATTTTGAGTCAGGTTTCAAGCATTGCAATGTGTCAAAAGATATGGCAAGAATATGAGTTTCCTGGTCACGAAATATCCAACCGATGGGGAGTGGATAGAGTGGAGGATCTTGTTTTTGTGAGAAACAATCTTAGACTTGATAGCCAAAGAAATATCTCAAACTCGTTATCTGGCCAGAAACATGTAAGTTTATGCGCGTCGTCTGGAGCGAAGACATGGGATGGTGCTCATCTTGATCAAACAAAGGTGACTGTAAGTATTCATGACGAAATCTGTTAG